The DNA segment ATCACTGAAACGTACTTACCGTGTTCAGCCGCGCGCATCAGTGCTGCAACGATGGGGCTGTTGCGGCTGGTCCGGTACAACACCTGCTTGATCGCCAGCACATCCGGATCGTTGGCCGCCTCTTCAATCAGCCGAACGACCGGATCGAATTTCTCGTACGGGTGAATCATCAACAGATCGCCTGCTGCGATCGTTGTGAACATCGATTCGGCAGGATCAATGTTGGGGGACCCCTGCGCCAACCAAGCTTCGTCTCGCAGTGCATCGAACCCTTCCAAGCCATGAAGCGTGAACAGGTATGTCAAGTCGAGTGGGCCGTCGATCGCGAACAAGTCGTCTCCGCGAAGCTCCATCTTCTCAGACAAGAAAGCCAACATCGAGTCGCTTGCGCCAGCGGTGTACTCCATCCGCACCGGTCGTGATAGTCGACGACTTTCAAGAACGTCCTCCATCCCAACCATCAAGTCGGCGGCCGAGTCTTCTCGCAATTCGACGTCCGCATTTCGAGTCAACCGGAACGAGATACACTCTTGGACCTCGCGACCGGGAAAGAAGTCGTCGATATAATGCTTAACTAATTCCTCAAGCAACACGTAAGCGTGGCCGCGATCACTAGGCATCGGCATCATCCGAGGCAGCGTTCGCCCCAGCGGAATGACCACAAAATCCAATCCCAACTCTTCGTCAGCCGACGTTGGCGCCCCCGAGGCAATGCTGTCCTGTGACTGGGGCCTTAGTCGCGTCGACGCTTTCGGATCCGACTTAAGCGACGCGCAGACATGCAGCCCTAACCCTTGCAACAGCGGGAACGGTCGCTCGGCAAAAATCGCTTGCGGTGAAAGCACTGCAAAGACATCACTTTGGAATCGAGCGTCGGCAGCTTCACTGCAACGGTCGCTACATGAATTTAAATCTACGCGATGAATGTCGGCGTCTGCCAATCGTGGCTCCAACGTTTCTCGCAACACCTGGTATTGGCGATTGACAATGGACTTGCAACGGCTGGCGACGGCCTGCAACTGCTCAGCAACCGTCATTCCCGACGGATCGCAAACCATCGAATTACGATGATACTGCATCTTCAAAGAACCGACCCGGACCATCATAAACTCGTCCAAGTTCGAGCTTGTGATAGCCAAGAACTTGGCTCGTTCTAACAACGGCAGCGACGAATCGGCGGCCTGATCCAGAACCCGTTCATTGAATTCCAACCAACTCAATTCTCGATTGATGAAACGATCGGCGGGCAATTCTTTGGGAGCTCGCTTTTGGCTACGTTTCTTACCAGTAGATGATTTGGACGGCATAAGAAGAGCTGGGGATAAGATTGTGAATGGAGAGTTGGAATTGAGAGAGTTGGAATTGAGAATTGGGAAATGCTGGCGTTCACTATTTGAGTTCAGCGTTCTTTATTCTCCGGTGTCTTCTTGTGGTGCGACGACTTCAATGTCAACAACTTCAACATCAACTGAATCGACGTCAACTTTCTCGGTCCCCAACAGCGTTCGAAACATCTTGGGATAGAAGTCTTCGCCGTAGCTCATTTCACCACCTTGATGACCCACTAAACCCGAAATTGCAGCGCAAACCAACAAGCCGAACTTCCAAACAAAGTTCATTTTCGGACGGTCGCCACGCAACGACAAAAGCGCCACGATCGCAAATCCGACCGACAGAATCGAAACGATCACGCCGCTCCAACGGTGCCAGAAAATTTCTCGGTCCATCATCTCGGCATCAAATCGATTCCACGATCCATAGCCTTGCTCGGTGGCGAAGGACCATCCCATCAAGGTTGCACCAACCGCTGACACTGCGCCGAACAACAAACACGCTAACGGAATCTGAGTTCCTAGCGATGGCCACTTCCATCCCAAAACCACGAAACCGGCACCGAACATCAACAGCGCAATCGGAAAGTGAACGGTCGCGGGGTGCAAGAAACCCTGTGCGGCCCAAACTCGCTCGAGCAAACTCTTTGGCGCCTGTGCAACGTCCACGTCTACGTCCAACAAAACAGCGACTCTAGAACCGTCAATTGCGAAGTCTTCGGGCCAATCGGCACCCTCGTTGATCCATACTTTGACGAGCGCCAACTCGCCCGCTGACAGTGGACCGCCATGAGAACGCGGCGGCATCAACATGTCTTCGTCATCAGTCGTCAGATAGTCGACGTAAAGCGTGCTGGAATCGGCGTCGTCCGGTTCAAGGTAGTCCATCATCATATCGCGATCGTCGACTCGAAAGTCGTTCTTTGCATCGTCGGGACCGTGACATTCCAAGCAGTGCTTTACCAACAGCGGTGCGATGTCGCGTCCAAATTGAACCAAGTGCCCGTTCTCATCAAGCGGAGTCGTTTCTGCGGCATCGACTTCCACGATTTCCACATCCAGCACCTCGGCGTCCTGTGCTGACGAGACGGCCGCCCTGCCCTGCCCTGCGACAGTCAGCGTGAATGCGACCAAGCATCCGAAAATGAAACGTGCGATACCTGCGTCGAGGTGAAGTTGGAACATACAGAAAGTCTCCGTTGGCGTTTTAGAATCGCCAGTGAGTTCAAAGGCGGGGATCAGCGATCCAATTTTGCCGTTTCCAAAACGACAACATGCTGATGCGAAGCTGCTTGATTACCAAGGATTCCGCCATACCATTGTCGTCCGATCGGGCCAGACTTTCCAGGCCACAGGGTTGCTAGGCAAGGACAGACTCCGGAAACGCCGAGCTACAGAACGCCTGCGGCAGGCGGCCTAGACCGCGATGCCTGAGAAAGCTTTCCCAAGCCCCAACAGGGCGATCTCGCGTTTAACGTCTTCGCTGGTCGGCGCTTCCAAAGTTTCGGCAACCTCGTCAGCGATCAATTGAGCGAACAAGGTCCTGGCTTCGGCCAATGTCTTCTGCACCGTTGCCTCGTCGATTTTCAACCCCGATTCGGACGCAATTTGCAGAACCAACATCGCGGGCGTCGCAGGGGTACTTTTCGTCGCGCCGTGCAGCACCGTGTAGACCGGCGATTCAGGGCTGGTGTGTTCCTGGCGTTCGAGCGATCGCCAGGCCCGTTCGAGCAAACCTTCGCGCCAGTACGTCAGCCACTGCTTTGATTCCAGCGTGATGCTTTCCAGATCTAACGTCGGTCGACTGCCTTCGGGCAACTCTGCAACCGCCGACTTGGCCGCCGAACGGATGCCTCGCAACAAGAAATCTCGCAGCCGGCCTCGTTTGTGTTCGCCGAAACCCACCGACACCAAATGACCTAGAAGCAATTTCAGTGATTCATCCGCCAGATCGCTCGACCCTAAAATCGCAGTCAGCTGACGGCGCATCGGCGATAGATAGCGAAGCACAAAACCAGCCGCGCTATCCGCTTGCGTCCAAGGGTGCGATGATCGCACCAAGTTGATCGAACTTGTGCGTCCGGTTGCAGAAGAAGTCAGGTCAGCCATTTGGATAAGTTTAACCCGCCGGATCGGTCAAGTGTGAAGCCAGACGGCTTCGAAAAGCGGTGGAACAGGCGGTCGTTGTGGCCACCTCATTCATCCCGTCACTGTCATTGCATCATTGCCGCTGTCGAATCGCCAGCCCCGGTGACTCGGACGGTCGTCCTTCTTTCGATCGAAAGTAGGTGCGTTTAGACGACCGGCTTTGACGAACCAAAGCAATCGTGACTCGGTCATCGCGTGACGTCCTTAGGAAATCGTCAAAAGCGGTTCCCGATATTCTGATCTGATCCGCCTGGTCTTTCAAACGGTTATCTCGGTTCATGAACTGCACCGCCCCCAGAAGAGTCTGGCTTTCGACTCCTTCACGCAACGGTGACTGGCTCCAAGTCAAATACCCTGGCCCAGACTCGGTCCATCCAGAGTCCAAGCCCTGGACTATTCCATAAGCTACAAATTTATTTTCCGCATCGACCTCTCCATGCTGCGCGACAGTCAACAATAGAATCACCCGATCAATCTCTTTGCGGTCGAACTTGCACTTTGCCAAATCGAATCGCAAATAGATGTGTTCTTGAACCATGATGCTACCATCCGGCCCCTGAAACCCTTGAACGATATGTCGATCGCCAAACGATTCGTCTGACGTGCTGCTGACATAGGTATCGGCTCCACGACCATCCGCCGTTCGTAACGTCTGGTAGCCCAGCAGTTCGCTGGTCATCAAATTCTCTTCGACCGCCAAATTCGAATTGGATTGCCCAACCACGGTACCGCCCGGCGTTTGCAATTCAAAAACAATTTTGTACTGAGTCGGTGCTATTCGATCAGTCAGAATCTGAATTTCGAACTCATCAGATTCCCCAGGCTGGGGAAGCGAACTGGCGGAAAATTTGCGAGGAAAGACAGGTGCTTTCAACCGCTTACCATCCGCCGGCACCAGATAGGTCACCAACTGGGCCACCACATCCGCACCGGCGTTTAGCTGCCGAGGATCGTCAGCATCTCCGCTGGCTCGATTAATCAAACGCATTTTAAATCGCGCGGCCTCACCGCCAGTCACCTGCAAGGAGCTGGCGTTCACCGGCGAAAGTTCAAGTGACGCCAGCGACGCTGCGGTGATCACCGCCTGCTTGACCGGAACAGCATCGACACGACGACGACTCACGTCGGAACGGTTGGACGTCGAATCGACCGGATTCGGTACACTTGCGATGCGATTGGGACTCGCAACCCAAGCCACCATGATCGCGAGCACTAGCAGTCCCGCAATGGAATAAGCCCACCAAGGAATCAAGCGAACCTTAGACGTCACATCGACACGAGTTCGAGAGACCGACGAGTCGGTTGCTTTAGCTTTGCCGGCGGTGGTTGGCCCGACCACAATTTGCATCGCGGCTTGGTGCTCGGCCGAACAGCGTTGTTCACAATCATCGATCAGCTTGACCAACTGGGTCGCCGAACTCGGACGATCTCGAGCTTCCTTTGACAACAGCCGCTCGATCAATTCACACAGCGGAGCCGGTGTCTGCGGCGCGACCGTCGCCAGCGGCACAAAATCCTGACAGATGATGGCGATCAGTTGACCTGTCATCGTGTCGGATCTCAGCGGCAGGGTTCCGCTTAACATCTGATAAAGCATGACGCCGAGCGAGTACAAATCAGTCCGGTCGTCGACCGGTTCATTGCGAGCCTGTTCAGGCGACAAGTATCCGGGACTGCCGACGACGCTGCCGCGAGGTGTTAAACGATCGGTTCCAGCGACCGCTAACCCAAAGTCCAATATTTTGGCGCGTCCACTGGGCTCTTCCAACCAAATGTTGGCAGGCTTGATATCGCGGTGATAAATGCCGCAGGCATGCGCGGCACCCAACCCCATCGCGACCTCTCGCGCGATACGAATCGCGTCCACGTAGTCGAACCGCTGGCCCGCTGATTTGTCCGCTTTGATTTTCTCGAAAAGCGATTGCCCTTTCAATAACTCCATCGCCAAAAATGGCATGCCGCGATGGACGCCGACTTCGAAAATGGTGGCAACGTTATCGTGATGAACTGCGGCCATCGACCGAGCTTCTTCGACGAACCGTTTGCGGCTGCCCGTGGTGCCAGCGAACTTCTTGTTCATCATCTTCACGGCGACGGTTCGTTTCAGCCGCCCGTCCGTAGCCCGAAACACCTCACCCATTCCGCCTTTGCCCAGCACCCCGACAATTCGGTACGGGCCCAACCGACCAAGTTCGCCCGCGCGTGACGGGGGATCCAGGAATTCGTAGGCAGGTTTTTCGGTACTCATATTTCATGCAAACCTAAACACTGATCGCCCTAGATTCAACGCTGTACACATTAACTATCCCGCAAATATCGGACTCACCGACCGGTTAACCGACATCGACGCGACCCCATCTGGTGGTCCGGGGATTGCCAACCTACGGACTTTGCCGCCATCCTTTGGCACCGGGCCTGCAACCGCACCATGCCAAAACCGCCCCCCGACCCCCACGCACCGCCGAGCCGATCCCGTGAATCGTACCCCCGTTGCCGACCTGACCGATGGTCAACAGATCGACCAAGTCTTCCGGGCCGCCGACAAACAACTAAGAGTCAATCGCCAAGGCGGAAAGTACATCTTGATGCGTCTTTCCGATAAGTCGGGAGTGATCGCAGCGATGATGTGGAACGTTGA comes from the Rubripirellula reticaptiva genome and includes:
- a CDS encoding serine/threonine-protein kinase codes for the protein MSTEKPAYEFLDPPSRAGELGRLGPYRIVGVLGKGGMGEVFRATDGRLKRTVAVKMMNKKFAGTTGSRKRFVEEARSMAAVHHDNVATIFEVGVHRGMPFLAMELLKGQSLFEKIKADKSAGQRFDYVDAIRIAREVAMGLGAAHACGIYHRDIKPANIWLEEPSGRAKILDFGLAVAGTDRLTPRGSVVGSPGYLSPEQARNEPVDDRTDLYSLGVMLYQMLSGTLPLRSDTMTGQLIAIICQDFVPLATVAPQTPAPLCELIERLLSKEARDRPSSATQLVKLIDDCEQRCSAEHQAAMQIVVGPTTAGKAKATDSSVSRTRVDVTSKVRLIPWWAYSIAGLLVLAIMVAWVASPNRIASVPNPVDSTSNRSDVSRRRVDAVPVKQAVITAASLASLELSPVNASSLQVTGGEAARFKMRLINRASGDADDPRQLNAGADVVAQLVTYLVPADGKRLKAPVFPRKFSASSLPQPGESDEFEIQILTDRIAPTQYKIVFELQTPGGTVVGQSNSNLAVEENLMTSELLGYQTLRTADGRGADTYVSSTSDESFGDRHIVQGFQGPDGSIMVQEHIYLRFDLAKCKFDRKEIDRVILLLTVAQHGEVDAENKFVAYGIVQGLDSGWTESGPGYLTWSQSPLREGVESQTLLGAVQFMNRDNRLKDQADQIRISGTAFDDFLRTSRDDRVTIALVRQSRSSKRTYFRSKEGRPSESPGLAIRQRQ
- the ppk1 gene encoding polyphosphate kinase 1: MPSKSSTGKKRSQKRAPKELPADRFINRELSWLEFNERVLDQAADSSLPLLERAKFLAITSSNLDEFMMVRVGSLKMQYHRNSMVCDPSGMTVAEQLQAVASRCKSIVNRQYQVLRETLEPRLADADIHRVDLNSCSDRCSEAADARFQSDVFAVLSPQAIFAERPFPLLQGLGLHVCASLKSDPKASTRLRPQSQDSIASGAPTSADEELGLDFVVIPLGRTLPRMMPMPSDRGHAYVLLEELVKHYIDDFFPGREVQECISFRLTRNADVELREDSAADLMVGMEDVLESRRLSRPVRMEYTAGASDSMLAFLSEKMELRGDDLFAIDGPLDLTYLFTLHGLEGFDALRDEAWLAQGSPNIDPAESMFTTIAAGDLLMIHPYEKFDPVVRLIEEAANDPDVLAIKQVLYRTSRNSPIVAALMRAAEHGKYVSVIVELKARFDEARNIEWAREMEQAGVQVIYGIRGLKTHAKVCIIVRREPQGIVRYMHFGTGNYNEVTANLYGDVSLLTCNEELGIDATSFFNCVTGASQPQQLQHLASAPMTLRSRLIELIESETLRAQSGQRGEIIAKLNALVDTQIIDSLYRASQAGVKILLNIRGVCCLKPGVKGLSDSIKVVSIVDRYLEHARVIMFRHGGDHELYISSADWMPRNLDRRVELLVPVDDEDCRKKLQEMLGTYFKDTTNVWVMQSNGAYKRTEPGDEKFRSQKVLYDRACKTMKAIRQSRLTRFETHEPNRVE
- a CDS encoding c-type cytochrome domain-containing protein; translation: MFQLHLDAGIARFIFGCLVAFTLTVAGQGRAAVSSAQDAEVLDVEIVEVDAAETTPLDENGHLVQFGRDIAPLLVKHCLECHGPDDAKNDFRVDDRDMMMDYLEPDDADSSTLYVDYLTTDDEDMLMPPRSHGGPLSAGELALVKVWINEGADWPEDFAIDGSRVAVLLDVDVDVAQAPKSLLERVWAAQGFLHPATVHFPIALLMFGAGFVVLGWKWPSLGTQIPLACLLFGAVSAVGATLMGWSFATEQGYGSWNRFDAEMMDREIFWHRWSGVIVSILSVGFAIVALLSLRGDRPKMNFVWKFGLLVCAAISGLVGHQGGEMSYGEDFYPKMFRTLLGTEKVDVDSVDVEVVDIEVVAPQEDTGE